The following proteins come from a genomic window of Aequorivita marisscotiae:
- a CDS encoding DUF6146 family protein, which produces MKNIFILAFLSVAIFSCGPGSKTIGDTSSSEIATNDTIKIANEALEYEVIIVEPGFDSWLISQPPRGYYGQTKLESKNRQFVAEYNTRVLNPTKYSRNLYTEQINYDAAVDYGYEVNYLLYNYFMYFQEKYNEKFIGGRN; this is translated from the coding sequence ACTAGCATTTTTATCCGTTGCAATCTTTAGTTGCGGTCCTGGTTCAAAAACCATTGGCGATACTTCTTCTTCGGAAATTGCTACCAACGACACTATTAAAATTGCGAACGAAGCGTTGGAATACGAGGTTATAATCGTAGAACCAGGTTTTGATTCCTGGCTAATTTCGCAACCGCCACGGGGATACTACGGGCAAACAAAATTAGAATCCAAAAACAGGCAATTTGTGGCCGAATACAACACACGGGTTTTAAATCCTACAAAGTATTCCAGAAACCTATATACCGAGCAAATAAACTACGATGCAGCTGTAGATTACGGGTACGAGGTAAATTATTTATTGTATAACTACTTTATGTATTTTCAGGAAAAATACAATGAAAAATTTATAGGAGGAAGAAATTGA
- a CDS encoding DUF6787 family protein encodes MKKLKERWNIETNGQLVIIFLVFAITGSSAAKLGAPVSEFLEVRKEMGWYIYWPFRILIIFPIYQVLLVFFGWVFGEFNFFWNFIKKMLSGMGLGFLFKK; translated from the coding sequence TTGAAGAAGCTTAAAGAACGTTGGAATATTGAAACCAACGGCCAACTTGTTATAATATTTTTGGTTTTCGCAATTACCGGCAGTTCCGCAGCAAAGCTCGGGGCGCCCGTTTCGGAATTTTTAGAAGTACGGAAAGAAATGGGCTGGTATATTTACTGGCCATTCCGCATTTTAATAATCTTCCCGATTTATCAGGTATTATTGGTATTTTTTGGGTGGGTATTTGGAGAGTTCAACTTTTTTTGGAATTTTATTAAAAAGATGCTCAGCGGTATGGGCTTAGGATTTTTATTTAAAAAATGA
- a CDS encoding TonB-dependent receptor codes for MKNYLCLLAVLFLYATASSQNSLTGNITSKNTNDPISATVYIPQLEKGTVADFDGNYTINNIPDGNYNVVFSSLGYASVSRKLSFTNRETVTENLQLQESAVEMEEVIISTPFHKLQSDNVMKVERVSTDELRASGAVTLAEGINTIAGVNIISTGTGIGKPVIRGLSSNRVLTYAQGVRLENQQFGDEHGLGINEAGIESVEVIKGPASLLYGSDALGGVLYLNPEKFALTGETQADLSSSYFSNTLGTSTNLGIKTSGEKLKFLARGAYASFSDYKSGAAYRVTNSRFNEKDFKAGVQYSGIAFKSTLRYNYNRSNIGIPEEIGVQSRSKDLELPFQEIDNHILSIENTLFFNNSSLDVKAGYLFNDRREFEDEPDVAALRLKLNTFNYDLKYHLPQLGNFETIVGVQGMFQNNKNEGEEILIPDAKTTDVGVLATSHYHLEKVDLQAGVRLDTRKINSEAAGSPMDQDYIEALDKSFTSFTAALGAKMDLVEKFSVRINLASGFRAPNLAELTSEGVHEGTNRYERGNSSLTNEQNFQADLALEYRNEHIEFFANGFYNAVNNYIYLAPTNEIIDNTAVYNYLQDNAALYGGEFGFHLHPHPLDWLHLESSFETVTGKLDDNGYLPLSPANSVRNTFRVEFADGNARKASSAFITLENTFDQNNVSIFETRTAGYSLVSAGVESSFTLNKILLKVGLNGTNLTNKQYVSHLSRFKLDNILNMGRSINVNLKVEI; via the coding sequence ATGAAAAATTATTTATGCTTGCTGGCGGTGCTATTTTTGTACGCCACAGCGAGCTCACAAAATTCCTTAACGGGAAATATAACTTCAAAAAATACAAATGACCCTATTTCAGCAACCGTTTATATTCCGCAATTGGAAAAAGGAACGGTAGCCGATTTTGACGGTAATTACACTATAAACAACATTCCGGATGGCAATTATAATGTGGTATTCTCTTCGTTGGGATATGCCAGTGTGTCGAGGAAACTAAGTTTTACAAACCGAGAAACGGTAACGGAAAACCTGCAGTTGCAGGAAAGCGCCGTGGAAATGGAGGAGGTAATTATCTCTACGCCCTTTCATAAATTACAGAGCGATAATGTAATGAAAGTAGAACGCGTTTCTACGGACGAATTGCGGGCGTCAGGAGCGGTAACCCTTGCCGAGGGTATTAACACTATTGCCGGGGTAAATATAATTAGTACCGGCACGGGAATTGGCAAGCCCGTAATCCGCGGTCTAAGTTCCAATAGGGTTTTAACGTATGCCCAGGGCGTGCGTTTGGAAAACCAACAATTTGGAGATGAGCACGGCCTTGGCATCAATGAAGCGGGAATAGAGAGTGTGGAGGTAATTAAGGGGCCTGCTTCCCTACTCTACGGCAGTGATGCTTTGGGAGGCGTGCTATATTTAAACCCCGAAAAATTTGCACTTACGGGGGAAACTCAGGCCGATTTAAGCAGTAGCTATTTTTCAAATACTTTGGGAACTTCTACAAATCTGGGAATAAAAACCTCCGGTGAAAAATTGAAGTTTTTGGCCCGTGGTGCCTATGCCAGCTTTAGCGACTATAAATCGGGGGCGGCCTATAGGGTAACAAATTCGCGATTTAACGAGAAGGATTTTAAAGCCGGGGTTCAATACTCGGGGATTGCTTTTAAATCTACCCTTCGCTATAATTACAATCGGTCTAATATTGGTATTCCGGAGGAAATTGGGGTGCAATCGCGTTCGAAGGATCTGGAACTTCCGTTTCAGGAAATAGACAACCATATTTTAAGTATTGAAAATACTCTGTTTTTTAACAATTCCAGTTTAGACGTAAAAGCGGGTTATTTGTTTAACGACAGGCGCGAATTTGAGGATGAACCCGATGTAGCAGCGCTTCGGCTTAAACTGAATACGTTTAATTACGACCTAAAATATCACCTGCCGCAACTGGGTAATTTTGAAACTATTGTGGGCGTGCAGGGTATGTTTCAAAACAATAAAAATGAGGGAGAAGAAATTTTAATTCCCGATGCCAAAACTACGGATGTTGGGGTATTGGCTACCTCGCACTACCATTTGGAAAAGGTGGACCTGCAAGCCGGAGTTAGATTGGACACCCGAAAGATAAACAGCGAAGCTGCCGGCAGCCCAATGGACCAAGATTATATTGAAGCGTTAGATAAAAGTTTTACGAGTTTTACTGCGGCTTTGGGCGCTAAAATGGATTTGGTTGAAAAATTTTCTGTCCGCATTAATTTGGCGAGTGGCTTTCGCGCGCCCAATTTAGCCGAATTAACATCGGAAGGCGTGCACGAAGGAACAAACAGATATGAGCGCGGGAACAGCAGTTTAACAAACGAGCAGAATTTTCAGGCCGATCTTGCTTTGGAATACCGAAATGAGCATATAGAGTTTTTTGCGAATGGATTTTACAATGCTGTAAACAATTATATTTATTTGGCCCCCACCAATGAAATAATAGACAATACGGCAGTATATAATTACTTGCAGGACAATGCAGCGCTTTACGGTGGTGAATTTGGGTTTCACCTTCACCCGCATCCGTTGGATTGGTTGCATTTGGAGAGTAGTTTTGAAACCGTAACCGGAAAACTGGACGACAATGGGTATTTGCCATTAAGTCCGGCGAACAGTGTTCGGAATACATTTCGGGTAGAATTTGCGGACGGGAATGCTCGAAAAGCGAGTTCGGCCTTTATCACCCTTGAAAACACTTTTGACCAAAACAACGTCAGTATTTTTGAAACCAGAACGGCGGGTTATTCGTTAGTAAGTGCCGGAGTTGAGAGCAGTTTTACGCTTAATAAAATATTGTTGAAGGTAGGTTTAAACGGCACCAATTTAACCAACAAGCAATATGTTTCGCATTTGTCGCGGTTTAAGTTGGATAACATTTTAAACATGGGACGAAGTATAAACGTAAATTTAAAAGTAGAAATTTAA
- the folE gene encoding GTP cyclohydrolase I FolE, with protein sequence MASYKYFEEYNQPVTDSLINDYGNILGTIGEDVKREGIVKTPERAAKAIQFLTSGNCQDPAEILKGAMFAESYHDMVIIKDIELYSLCEHHMLPFFGKAHIAYIPDGHIVGLSKIPRVVDVFARRLQVQERLTHDILECINNTLKPTGVAVVIEASHMCMMMRGVQKQNSVTTTSGFRGQFEAIETRSEFLKLISHDLS encoded by the coding sequence ATGGCATCATACAAATATTTTGAAGAGTATAACCAGCCCGTTACCGATAGTTTAATTAATGATTACGGTAATATTTTAGGAACCATCGGAGAAGATGTTAAGCGCGAAGGTATTGTAAAAACACCCGAACGTGCAGCAAAAGCCATTCAGTTTTTAACTTCCGGCAACTGCCAAGATCCAGCCGAAATTTTAAAAGGCGCTATGTTCGCCGAGTCTTATCACGATATGGTTATCATCAAGGATATTGAGCTGTATTCATTGTGCGAGCACCATATGCTCCCCTTCTTCGGCAAGGCACATATTGCCTATATTCCCGACGGACATATAGTCGGACTCAGTAAAATACCGCGCGTAGTAGATGTTTTTGCACGTAGATTACAAGTGCAGGAACGCCTTACACACGACATCCTGGAGTGCATAAACAATACCCTAAAACCTACGGGCGTGGCCGTAGTAATTGAAGCTTCGCATATGTGTATGATGATGCGCGGAGTACAAAAACAAAACAGTGTTACTACCACCTCGGGCTTTCGCGGACAATTTGAAGCCATAGAAACCCGCAGCGAATTTTTAAAATTAATAAGTCACGACCTGTCGTAA
- a CDS encoding ABC transporter ATP-binding protein, with amino-acid sequence MIEAQNIHKYYDNLHVLKGVSLHIKKSEIVSIVGASGAGKTTLLQILGTLDAFDLTKSKLVINDINIGSLSGKQLAQFRNENLGFIFQFHQLLPEFTALENVCIPAFIKNTPKAQATKRAKELLSFLGLSHREDHKPNELSGGEQQRVAVARALINNPAIILADEPSGNLDTESAENLHNLFFRLRDEFGQTFVIVTHNEELANMADRKLVMQDGVIVE; translated from the coding sequence ATGATTGAAGCCCAAAATATTCATAAATACTACGACAATCTCCACGTTTTAAAAGGCGTTTCGCTACATATTAAAAAGAGCGAAATAGTTTCAATTGTCGGGGCATCGGGGGCTGGAAAAACTACCTTACTACAAATTTTGGGAACATTGGATGCTTTTGATTTGACTAAAAGCAAATTGGTAATAAACGATATAAACATCGGTTCCCTTTCGGGGAAGCAACTGGCGCAATTTAGAAATGAAAATTTGGGGTTTATTTTTCAATTCCACCAATTACTTCCGGAATTTACGGCATTGGAAAACGTTTGTATTCCCGCGTTTATAAAAAACACACCCAAGGCCCAAGCCACTAAAAGAGCCAAGGAACTACTGTCCTTTTTAGGGCTCTCGCACCGCGAGGATCACAAGCCCAACGAGCTTTCCGGAGGGGAGCAGCAACGGGTGGCCGTAGCGCGCGCTTTAATAAATAATCCCGCCATAATTCTTGCGGACGAACCCAGCGGAAATCTCGATACAGAAAGTGCCGAAAATCTTCATAATTTATTCTTTCGGCTGCGGGATGAATTTGGACAGACGTTTGTAATTGTTACCCATAATGAGGAGCTCGCGAATATGGCGGATCGAAAATTGGTAATGCAGGATGGGGTTATAGTGGAATAG